The Deltaproteobacteria bacterium genome segment GAGGCGTCTGGAGAGGAAGGGGGCGGCGTGGAAAAGAAGGGTCAGGGGCCCCGGCCAGTAGCGGGCGGCCAGTTCCCGGGCCAGGGGGGGAACGACGGCCGCGAGGCCTTCCAAGGCGGATTCGCTCCCGATCACGACGGGGACGGGGTTGCTGAAATCCCGTCCCTTGACGGCGAACAGGCGTTCGATCGCCCCTTCGTTGGCGGCGTCCACGCCAAGGCCGTAAAAGGTTTCCGTGGGGTAGGCGATGATGCCCCCACCCCTCAGAACGGCGACGGCCCGGGCAAGCGGGCCGGGCTCCGGGCGGCGAGGATCGATTTTCAGAATCGGGGCCATGCCGGTCAGTCCGTCTCGGACGCCGTCAGGTCTTCCTGCTTTTTTTCCACGTCCCGGGCGAGTTTCGCCGTGTAGGCGTCCAGCTTGTCCCTCAGGTCACGGTCTTCCAGGGCCAGGATGCGCACGGCCATGAGGGCGGCGTTTTTCGCACCGCTCTTCCCGATTGCCATGGTGGCGACGGGAACGCCTCCCGGCATCTGGACCGTGGACAGAAGAGCGTCCATGCCTCCCAGGGGGGTGGCGTCGATGGG includes the following:
- a CDS encoding threonylcarbamoyl-AMP synthase, with amino-acid sequence MAPILKIDPRRPEPGPLARAVAVLRGGGIIAYPTETFYGLGVDAANEGAIERLFAVKGRDFSNPVPVVIGSESALEGLAAVVPPLARELAARYWPGPLTLLFHAAPFLSRRLTAGSGKIAVRVPDHPVALLLAGALGTPLTSTSANRSGQKECLTAEEVRERLGEGLDLILDGGATPGGPGSTILDVTREPPVVLRHGAIDYP